The Streptomyces sp. NBC_01275 genome has a segment encoding these proteins:
- a CDS encoding glycosyltransferase family 4 protein has translation MDEQSVDEESVHEESLHERSKDQRMHVGLVHWSFTPCVGGVETHLWHFSRLLAAHGVDVTVFTGTPEPTTPSLSAPPVRSGAAGAGTIAIERHSGLDLAADGTRSPDEPELGQWFGELLAARGIRIVHGHNLHHFSAGPARALAELREELGLRLVHTYHSIWQEESNPAAEACRDWHLHFAVSDFLSEACTRQLGFEVERRYLGIDTAAYVDVPVSGVQEPGMVLLPARLIPDKGAELAIRAVHHVIEHGLSPRVTPRLVLMRTGTENTVDFHGETIGFYGELQKLLKDLKVKDGVVEFAEAGVDHMRKLYERASVVVYPSMFEEPMGLAPLEAMCAARPVVVTRMGGLDEGVEEDGEIGFLVPDRNVTKLADRIALLLDDPELARAVGLRAREHVVNHFDLERFYLEPMLDVYREQLGL, from the coding sequence GTGGACGAACAGTCGGTGGACGAAGAGTCAGTGCATGAAGAGTCACTGCACGAACGGTCGAAAGATCAGCGAATGCATGTGGGACTGGTGCACTGGTCCTTTACCCCGTGCGTCGGCGGAGTAGAAACCCATCTGTGGCATTTCTCGCGGCTGCTCGCGGCCCACGGGGTGGACGTGACGGTCTTCACCGGGACGCCCGAGCCGACGACGCCGTCGCTGTCGGCGCCGCCGGTCCGGTCCGGGGCGGCGGGCGCGGGCACGATCGCCATCGAGCGGCACTCGGGGCTGGACCTGGCCGCGGACGGGACGCGGTCGCCGGACGAGCCCGAACTCGGCCAGTGGTTCGGGGAGTTGCTCGCCGCCCGGGGGATCCGGATCGTCCATGGCCACAACCTGCACCACTTCTCCGCCGGCCCGGCCCGGGCGCTGGCCGAGCTGCGGGAGGAGCTGGGGCTACGGCTCGTGCACACCTATCACAGCATCTGGCAGGAGGAGTCGAATCCGGCGGCCGAGGCCTGCCGCGACTGGCATCTGCACTTCGCCGTCTCCGACTTCCTCAGCGAGGCGTGCACCAGACAGCTCGGCTTCGAGGTCGAGCGCCGCTACCTGGGCATCGACACGGCGGCCTACGTCGACGTGCCCGTCAGCGGGGTGCAGGAACCCGGCATGGTGCTGCTCCCGGCGCGGCTGATCCCGGACAAGGGGGCCGAACTGGCGATCAGGGCCGTGCACCACGTCATCGAGCACGGTCTGAGCCCCCGGGTGACGCCCCGTCTGGTGCTCATGCGGACGGGCACCGAGAACACGGTCGATTTCCATGGTGAAACGATCGGGTTCTATGGCGAATTGCAAAAATTGCTGAAGGATCTGAAAGTCAAGGACGGTGTCGTCGAATTCGCGGAGGCCGGTGTGGATCATATGCGGAAGCTGTACGAAAGGGCTTCCGTAGTGGTTTATCCGTCGATGTTCGAGGAGCCCATGGGGCTCGCGCCGCTGGAGGCGATGTGCGCGGCGCGCCCGGTCGTCGTCACCCGGATGGGCGGACTGGACGAGGGCGTCGAGGAGGACGGCGAGATCGGCTTCCTGGTGCCCGACCGCAATGTGACCAAGCTGGCGGACCGCATCGCGCTGCTGCTCGACGACCCGGAGCTCGCCCGGGCGGTGGGCCTGCGCGCACGTGAGCACGTGGTGAACCACTTCGACCTGGAGCGGTTCTATCTGGAGCCCATGCTCGACGTGTACCGCGAGCAACTCGGGCTCTAA
- a CDS encoding glycogen debranching N-terminal domain-containing protein, whose translation MRALQPLLHDVVICVAAPAFAASPRDGQLRGERAEGFYGHDRRLLHTARLLIDRREPEPIGVQPLGPDQVRFTSVHRYPEDSTDDPTVIIERVRTAGAGESVLLRNVGIVSRLLHVELTLATDLADIADVKRGRTGPAVPCTAARGGDAGAGTGADTSAGTGARGLVWETSSGRAEVRAVEPEGSPPLIADGPRGGAFSWPRLRLRPGESRLLRLTVDGGATPAPPGHPGAPGAEVPWSEPVVRGDHRLVALVRRGLSDLRALRLADPERTGPDGPEDQFIAAGCPWYLALFGRDSIWSARMMLPLGTDLARGTLWALARRQGTAHDDVREEAPGRILHELRPADAEHGHGLRLPSRYYGSVDATPLFVTLLVETWHWGLPDADVDALLPYAEAAMEWVLETSAGDEDGLLRYYPRPGGLRHQSWKDSEDAVRDAAGRRIEPPLALCEVQGYAYQAATGLAELLGSRGRADRKEQLLLWAEGLRKRFRDAFWLPSPDGPAPRYVAIAVGRGLDPVSGPASNMGQLLSTGILDADGCRDVAAWLACAELNSGWGLRSRSAALPGFNPMSYHGGSVWTHDTAIAVQGLCAAGQDREAGLLADGLLDAAAHFGYRMPELYGGDARTQDSPAPLAYPAACRPQGWSAASGVAVLSALLGLRPDAGRRVLQVRPTPFGPLKASGLRLAGREFSVRVDGQGRAKVSDLPPGWVTDG comes from the coding sequence GTGCGTGCTCTGCAACCCCTCCTGCACGACGTGGTGATCTGCGTCGCGGCCCCGGCCTTCGCCGCCTCGCCCCGGGACGGCCAGCTCCGGGGCGAGCGGGCGGAGGGCTTCTACGGCCATGACCGCAGGCTGCTGCACACGGCCCGGCTGCTGATCGACCGCCGTGAGCCGGAGCCCATCGGCGTGCAGCCGCTCGGCCCCGACCAGGTGCGGTTCACCTCGGTGCACCGCTACCCCGAGGACAGCACCGACGACCCCACCGTGATCATCGAGCGGGTGCGCACCGCCGGTGCGGGCGAGAGCGTCCTGCTGCGCAACGTCGGCATCGTCTCCCGGCTCCTGCACGTCGAGCTGACGCTGGCGACCGACCTGGCCGACATCGCCGACGTCAAGCGGGGCCGGACCGGACCGGCCGTACCGTGTACCGCCGCAAGGGGCGGCGACGCGGGCGCCGGCACGGGGGCGGACACGAGTGCCGGGACCGGGGCCCGCGGGCTGGTCTGGGAGACGTCGTCCGGCCGGGCGGAGGTCCGTGCGGTGGAGCCGGAGGGGTCGCCGCCCCTGATCGCCGACGGGCCGCGGGGCGGCGCCTTCAGCTGGCCCCGACTGCGCTTACGTCCCGGGGAGAGCCGGCTGCTCCGGCTGACCGTGGACGGCGGCGCGACGCCCGCCCCGCCCGGGCATCCGGGCGCTCCGGGCGCGGAGGTCCCGTGGAGCGAGCCCGTCGTGCGCGGCGACCATCGGCTGGTCGCCCTGGTCCGGCGCGGGCTGAGCGATCTGCGCGCGCTGCGGCTGGCCGACCCCGAGCGCACCGGGCCCGACGGACCCGAGGACCAGTTCATCGCGGCGGGCTGCCCCTGGTACCTGGCCCTGTTCGGCCGGGACTCGATCTGGTCGGCCCGGATGATGCTGCCGCTGGGCACGGATCTGGCCCGCGGCACCCTGTGGGCCCTGGCCCGCCGCCAGGGCACGGCCCACGACGACGTCCGCGAGGAGGCCCCGGGCCGCATCCTGCACGAACTGCGCCCGGCCGACGCCGAGCACGGCCACGGGCTGCGGCTGCCCTCGCGCTACTACGGCTCGGTCGACGCGACCCCGCTGTTCGTGACCCTGCTGGTGGAGACCTGGCACTGGGGGCTCCCGGACGCAGACGTGGACGCGCTGCTGCCGTACGCGGAGGCCGCGATGGAGTGGGTGCTGGAGACGAGCGCCGGGGACGAGGACGGTCTGCTGCGCTACTACCCGCGGCCGGGCGGGCTGCGCCACCAGTCCTGGAAGGACAGCGAGGACGCGGTGCGGGACGCGGCGGGCCGCCGCATCGAGCCGCCGCTGGCCCTGTGCGAGGTGCAGGGGTACGCGTACCAGGCGGCGACCGGGCTGGCCGAGCTGCTCGGCTCCCGCGGCCGCGCGGACCGCAAGGAGCAGCTGCTGCTGTGGGCGGAGGGCCTGCGCAAACGCTTCCGGGACGCTTTCTGGCTGCCGTCGCCGGACGGCCCGGCCCCGCGGTACGTGGCCATCGCGGTCGGCCGGGGTCTCGATCCGGTCAGCGGACCGGCGTCCAACATGGGCCAGCTGCTGTCCACCGGCATCCTCGACGCGGACGGCTGCCGGGACGTGGCGGCCTGGCTGGCCTGCGCCGAGCTGAACTCCGGCTGGGGGCTGCGCAGTCGCTCGGCGGCGCTGCCCGGCTTCAACCCGATGAGCTACCACGGCGGTTCGGTCTGGACGCACGACACGGCGATCGCCGTCCAGGGCCTGTGCGCGGCCGGCCAGGACAGGGAGGCGGGCCTGCTGGCCGACGGGCTGCTGGACGCGGCCGCCCACTTCGGCTACCGGATGCCGGAGTTGTACGGCGGGGACGCGCGCACGCAGGACTCGCCCGCGCCGCTCGCCTACCCGGCGGCCTGCCGGCCGCAGGGCTGGTCGGCGGCGTCCGGGGTGGCCGTGCTGTCGGCGCTGCTGGGCCTGCGGCCGGACGCGGGACGACGGGTGCTCCAGGTGCGCCCGACGCCGTTCGGGCCGCTGAAGGCGTCGGGTCTGCGGCTGGCCGGGCGGGAGTTCTCCGTGCGGGTGGACGGGCAGGGCCGGGCCAAGGTGTCCGACCTGCCGCCCGGCTGGGTCACGGACGGCTGA
- a CDS encoding ABC transporter permease, translating to MTTSPSASAGTGAYAPRPGAAPLPRMIAAQAVLETKMLLRNGEQLLLTVVIPTLLLVLFSSVDVVDTGAGEAVDFLAPGILALAVMSTAFTGQAIATGFERRYGVLKRLASSPLPRWGLMTAKTLSVLVTEVLQVILLTAIAFALGWSPHGNPVAVLLLLVLGTAAFSGLGLLMAGTLKAEATLAAANLVFLLLLVAGGVIVPLDKFPPAAQDVLGLLPISALSDGLRDVLQHGAGLPWGDLGILAVWAVVGLAAAGRFFRWE from the coding sequence ATGACCACTTCCCCCTCCGCCTCCGCGGGCACCGGCGCCTACGCGCCCAGGCCCGGGGCCGCCCCCCTCCCCCGCATGATCGCGGCGCAGGCGGTGCTGGAGACGAAGATGCTGCTGCGCAACGGCGAGCAGCTGCTGCTCACCGTCGTGATCCCGACGCTGCTGCTGGTGCTGTTCAGCAGCGTGGACGTCGTCGACACGGGCGCGGGCGAGGCCGTGGACTTCCTCGCCCCGGGCATCCTCGCGCTCGCCGTGATGTCGACGGCGTTCACCGGTCAGGCCATCGCGACGGGCTTCGAGCGCCGGTACGGCGTCCTGAAGCGCCTCGCCTCCTCTCCGCTCCCCCGCTGGGGGCTGATGACGGCGAAGACGCTGTCGGTCCTGGTCACCGAGGTCCTCCAGGTGATCCTCCTGACGGCGATCGCCTTCGCGCTCGGCTGGTCGCCGCACGGCAACCCGGTCGCCGTGCTGCTGCTCCTCGTCCTCGGCACGGCCGCCTTCTCGGGGCTCGGTCTGCTGATGGCGGGCACCCTGAAGGCGGAGGCGACCCTGGCCGCCGCCAACCTGGTCTTCCTGCTGCTGCTGGTGGCCGGCGGGGTCATCGTCCCGCTGGACAAGTTCCCGCCCGCCGCCCAGGACGTGCTCGGCCTGCTGCCGATCTCCGCCCTCTCCGACGGCCTGCGGGACGTCCTCCAGCACGGCGCCGGCCTGCCCTGGGGCGACCTGGGGATTCTGGCCGTCTGGGCGGTCGTGGGGCTGGCGGCGGCGGGACGGTTCTTCCGCTGGGAGTGA